The genomic segment GATTAAGAACATTTTTTGAAACTTTAACAAAGGATAATTTAGAATTTTTAAAATTTTTTCCATCTGATAAAATACAAGAAGAATTGTTAAAACTTCAAAAGACCCTATAGACAAGCTTACTTCGCATAACAGCGACTTAACGCTTCGCTTCGGGACAAGCCCTCGCTCGGTCTCCGACACATTCCTCTTCTGTCACTCGCTCGCATACGCAAGCTACGTGCCAGTCCCTAACGTCCCTCCGGGACTCAGGGTCGAGGAACGTCGTTAAGTCTAATTCGTTATGCGACATTTTTAAAACTAATGAATATATAAGTTTCGAATTGACAAAGTTAAGAAAAAAAAGATTAAAGGATGGTACTTCGAATGAAAACTTTTCTTACAACAATGGTTTTACTATTATTCTTATTTTCCTGTAGAACATCAATGCTCAAATGTTCCGAAGAGAACCAATGTCAAAACAACAAAGGCAGATATATCGCTACAGGTGAATTTAAAGACATTTATGAAGGAAATACTAAAGTAAGTCCTTTTTTCAATTTTTGGGTTGAACGTATTTTACCTTTCGGACATGGAAAAATGATATATATTCAAGAAAAACCAGGATATCTTCGGAACGAATCCCCTATCCATTCTTATGAAGGAGGATGGGATTGGACTCAACTTACCCCAAGCGTAGATTACATAAGCGTATATCATGGAATAGGGAAAAAAACATTAACTGATGGGACTGTAATTGATACTGAATGGAGTTTCGGTGATCATAAATTCGGTTCACCTGGAAAAATTACTTTTAAGGATGGAAGAACAATCTCAGGAACTTGGGGAAAATATTTTCTATGCTCAGGAAATTGTTTAAATGGAACGGGAAGCTGGTCCAGTTCTGCCGGCGGTTGGATTCAATCAGGAACTTTTACTAATGGAAGCCTAAATGGAAACGGAGTCGAAGAAACAAACGAATATATTTTTACCGGAATTTTTGAACGAAACGGCAAAGTATCAGGTAAAGTAAAATGCAAGGTAAATATAACAGATTGTAAAAATTCTATTCCGAAAGGGTACCATTCATCATTATTTTTCGAATAAAAACGTCGCATAACAGCGACTTAACGCTTCGCTTCGGGACTAGCCCTCGCTCGGTCTGCGACACATTTCCCTTCTGTCACTCGTTTGCATCCGCAAACTCCGTGCCAGTCCCTAACGTCCCGTTCCGGGACTCAGGGGCGGGAAACGTCGTTAAGTCTAGTTCGTTATACGACATGCTTGGAAATAGACACTTCAAGATTTCAAATCCGTTTGATAAGGTTATGATTAGATTATGCGGAAAAAATCAATGTTTAAGATCGCTCCTTAATTAATATATTGCAAAATCACCAATAATAGTGCTTGACGCTAGTATCTTAATACACCAGTATTGACTTGTGATAAAATCCTTCAGAGACAAAGAAACTGAAGCTATTTGGAATGGTGCTTTATCTAAAAAATTTCCAAAGGATATTCAAAGAACCGCTAGAAGAAAAATGATCCATATCGATAGTGCTAAAAATCTAGATGATTTAAAAACACCGCCAGGAAATAGGCTACATCAGTTGACTGATGATCGATCAGGACAACATTCAATAAGTATTAATATGAAATATAGAATCTGTTTTAACTGGAATAATGGTTCTGTCGAAAATGTTGAAATTATAGATTATCATTAAGGAGATTTTGTATGAATAAAGAACTTATGAACATTCATCCTGGGGAAATTCTATTAGAGGATTTTCTTAAACCTATGGAATTATCTGCTTATAAACTTGCACAAAGTACTCTTATCGATCAAAAAAGAATTAGTGAAATTATTCATGGAAAAAGGGCTATTACAGCAGATACCGCTCTCCGATTCTCTAAATTCTTCGGAAATTCTCCTGAGTTCTGGCTCTCTATTCAAGCTCATTATGATTTAGAAATCAAGCAATATGAATTGAAAAATGAGTTAAGAGCAATAAAGAAATATAAAGAACAACTTAAAGCTAGTTAAACCCAAGCACGTCGTATAACAGCGACTTAACGCTTCGCGTCGGGACGAGCCCTCGCTCGGTCTACGACACATTCCTCTTCTGTCACTCGCTCGCACACGCAAGCTACGTGCCAGTCCCTAACGTCCCCTCCGGGACTCAGGGTCGAGGAACGTCGTTAAGTCTAGTTCGTTATACGCAATAAATAAAATATTAATGAGAATCAACAATGAATGAAAATTACAATTTTATAATCTCAATTTTCGGAGCTCTTGCCTGGATCCCTCATTTGTGGGGGTATATTCAAAAAAAATTTATTCGCTCAAAAATTCAAATTTTCCCGAACAAAGAAATTGTTTTAGGTTACACTCAGGATGGTCCAATAATTTCATTAAGCATTGCAATACTTTGTGAAAGTAAAAATATTTTAATAAAAAATATTACTGTTACCCTAATTCACGAAAGTATGCAAAGAACAGATTTTTCTTGGGAAATGATTGAGGAAGAACTTATGGACTTATCAATTCCCGGTGCAGGCTCTCTTAATAATAGTAGAAATAATCAAGCAATTGTATTAAGAATTGATCAGGATGATTTAATTGAAAGAAGATACTGGTTCAATAACTCAAAATATATAAGTGGATATGGTAAAACTTTATATAGGTTCAGAGAATCCTACCTTAACTATATAAATTCTAATAATAACCAAGACTTAAAACAATTGAAGTCTAGTATTGAATATAACAATTTACTTGAATTCTCTAAAAATGAATTTTCATGGAAAGGCGGAAAATATTCAGGAAAAATTATAATCAGAGCTTCCGATGAACAAAAATTTACACACGATTTAGAATTCTTTCTCACAAAAATAGATCAGAAAGAACTAGAGCAGAATATTCATATTTTTAAAGACTATATAGAGCAGGAAT from the Leptospira perdikensis genome contains:
- a CDS encoding type II toxin-antitoxin system RelE/ParE family toxin; the protein is MIKSFRDKETEAIWNGALSKKFPKDIQRTARRKMIHIDSAKNLDDLKTPPGNRLHQLTDDRSGQHSISINMKYRICFNWNNGSVENVEIIDYH
- a CDS encoding HigA family addiction module antitoxin, which produces MNKELMNIHPGEILLEDFLKPMELSAYKLAQSTLIDQKRISEIIHGKRAITADTALRFSKFFGNSPEFWLSIQAHYDLEIKQYELKNELRAIKKYKEQLKAS